One Tolypothrix bouteillei VB521301 DNA window includes the following coding sequences:
- a CDS encoding PAS domain S-box protein: protein MKKQPKNQTSLPILSLRSLSNKFSLAVILIGFFSILGWIFNIPLLKSGLPGLPTMKANTALCFILAGTALRTWHQQFKIQNLKLKRKTQFFIFSCAFLIILVASLTLIEYGFNVNLGIDQLLMQQPELTGSIAIPGRMAPNTAVAFLASGLALLLLKSDRRSMVGLAQGMMVIAWFLSSVGLLRYFYGHVSFYTIEPLTGMGIHTAIAFQLLSVGIFFSLPKSGLIPLLTGNRAGSMMMRRLLPVTITLPVLVGGACALGHHLHFYEEAIEAALISTLDILLFTGLLSWKARSLNRIDLQRRRVERQLQQANVNLERRVEKRTAQLLSSEQRLSLAIQRANQLNLELEQRIAERTGELQQTNERLQQAFFKREKAERQLQETLMLQKAILNSANYSMISTTVDGTITSFNAGAEKMLGYAAAEAIGKMTPAIFHDSQEVVHRAGDLSQQLGVPIEPGFEVLVAKAKREEVEEFEWSYIRKDGSRFPVLLSVTALSDRKGSLTGFLVIGSDITERKCAEQEYRQIEAALRNSEEQFRHAFEDASIGMAIVSLDGHWVKVNPALCRIVGYLEKELLALTFQDITHPDDLATDLYYVHQLLAGEIFTYQMEKRYFHKLGHIVRILLNGSLVRDKQGNPLHFIAQIQDITDLKRAEEALRASEEHWRYALEGNGDGLWDWNTQTNEVFFSHRWKEMLGFLDTEIGNQLSEWDKRVHPDDKERVDAEVEQHFRGEVPQYVSEHRILCKDGTYKWILARGLVMSRDERDRPLRVIGTHTDISDRKQIEEQLRRSEAALIEAQQIARVGNWELDLMTQQIIWSEELFRMFGFDPANPEPGYTEHFNCIHPDDRHLLQQHLEQTTKNGTPYKIDLRFFHSDGTLGYMEARGKAIRDERGRVIRILGTALDITERKRTEEALAKELLRSKVLFKASFDGIVVLDRLGNAIEASESFAQMLGYTPEEVATLHVSDWDAQWSKEELARIIQSSHFINAPFETVHRRQDGSLYEVEISVSNVDLENEHILICICRDISVRKRIEAERQQAEAALRQSEERLQLALEASGDGLWDWNLATQTVYVSPRYQEMLGYKADELSINPDTWNTWIHPDDKSWVFGTLNAHLQDSSVPYGFDYRVKTKSGEWKWIANYGKVVARDEQGNALRMIGTHKDISDRKCIELELQQAKEAAEAANQSKSTFLASMSHELRTPLNVILGFTQVLSREPSLSVVQKETIQTIHRSGEHLLSLIEDILDLSKIEANRINVEKISFDLFEILRALEDMLHHKAASKNLQFRFEIAPEVPQFITTDAKKLRQILINLVSNAIKFTEKGGVTLRVKAEAIAQSIIESSESSMARADRTTLLIFEIEDTGVGIADDEIEVVFDAFVQSGSGKMASGGTGLGLTISRRLARLMNGDISVSSVVGKGSTFFVRLPIQIPSRGSVPASKQERQLIGLVPGQPKYRILIVDDLAENRLLLTTLMTQLGMEIREATNGQEAIALWQQWQPHLIWMDLRMPVLDGYEATQKIRALSTGKFPVVIALTAQASTSNRTLALASGCNDFVIKPFDENFLYRKMAEYLNLQFFYTESQEGSDDRSITTAQNTSTVLTAQNLSVMGADWLTALYTAAQIGDEEEIEQLLQDIPDSHAPLANQLKQLARDYQFGAIKLLIQEAFT, encoded by the coding sequence ATGAAAAAGCAACCCAAGAATCAAACTTCTCTACCAATTTTATCACTGCGATCGCTCTCTAACAAATTCAGCCTCGCAGTGATACTGATTGGTTTTTTTAGCATCTTGGGATGGATATTCAATATTCCCCTGCTTAAAAGCGGGTTACCCGGTTTGCCCACCATGAAGGCGAATACAGCCTTGTGTTTTATCCTGGCAGGAACAGCTTTGAGGACATGGCATCAACAGTTTAAAATTCAAAATTTAAAATTAAAAAGAAAAACTCAATTTTTCATTTTTTCTTGTGCATTTTTAATTATCTTGGTTGCCTCGTTGACCTTAATTGAATACGGGTTTAACGTCAATTTGGGAATCGATCAACTCTTGATGCAACAACCAGAACTAACGGGTAGCATTGCAATACCGGGTCGCATGGCTCCTAATACTGCAGTAGCATTCTTAGCATCTGGGTTGGCTCTCCTGCTGCTAAAGAGCGATCGCCGTTCCATGGTTGGATTGGCTCAAGGCATGATGGTGATAGCGTGGTTTCTCAGCTCTGTCGGCTTACTGAGATATTTTTACGGACATGTGTCTTTCTATACAATAGAGCCTTTGACTGGAATGGGAATTCATACCGCGATTGCCTTTCAGTTACTCAGTGTCGGCATTTTTTTTTCGCTTCCCAAAAGCGGGCTAATACCCCTTCTGACTGGCAACAGAGCTGGAAGCATGATGATGCGGCGACTGCTACCCGTGACAATCACTCTGCCTGTTCTAGTAGGTGGAGCCTGTGCCTTGGGTCATCATTTGCATTTCTATGAAGAAGCAATTGAAGCAGCGTTAATCAGCACGCTGGATATTCTGCTCTTTACAGGATTGCTGAGTTGGAAAGCGCGATCTCTGAATCGGATCGATCTGCAAAGACGACGAGTTGAACGCCAGTTGCAGCAAGCAAATGTCAACTTAGAGCGGCGGGTAGAAAAGCGCACAGCCCAACTGCTTTCGAGCGAGCAACGCCTGAGTTTGGCAATTCAGAGAGCGAACCAGCTCAATCTAGAATTAGAACAGCGAATTGCAGAGCGCACGGGTGAACTGCAACAAACCAACGAGCGTTTGCAACAGGCATTCTTTAAACGAGAAAAAGCAGAGCGACAGTTACAAGAGACCCTAATGTTGCAAAAGGCGATCCTTAACAGTGCAAATTACAGCATGATTTCAACAACGGTAGACGGTACAATTACCAGTTTTAATGCCGGTGCTGAAAAAATGCTTGGTTACGCAGCCGCAGAAGCGATTGGTAAAATGACTCCTGCCATATTTCACGATTCTCAAGAGGTCGTCCATCGCGCAGGAGATCTCTCTCAACAATTGGGAGTACCGATTGAACCGGGATTTGAAGTGTTGGTTGCTAAAGCCAAGCGGGAAGAGGTTGAAGAATTTGAGTGGTCTTACATTCGTAAGGATGGCTCTCGGTTTCCAGTGCTGCTTTCGGTGACAGCATTAAGCGATAGAAAAGGATCTTTAACCGGATTTTTAGTCATTGGCAGCGATATCACCGAGCGCAAGTGCGCTGAACAAGAATACAGACAAATTGAGGCGGCGTTACGAAATAGTGAAGAGCAGTTTCGCCATGCCTTTGAAGATGCGTCCATTGGGATGGCGATCGTGTCACTTGACGGACACTGGGTTAAAGTTAATCCTGCCTTATGCCGGATTGTTGGCTACCTCGAAAAAGAGTTGTTAGCGTTAACCTTCCAAGACATTACCCATCCTGATGATTTAGCAACAGATCTGTATTACGTGCATCAGCTATTAGCAGGTGAGATTTTCACCTACCAGATGGAGAAACGGTATTTCCACAAGCTTGGACATATTGTAAGGATTCTTCTGAATGGATCTCTGGTACGAGATAAGCAGGGAAATCCCTTACACTTTATTGCTCAAATTCAAGACATTACAGACTTAAAACGTGCTGAAGAAGCTTTGAGAGCCAGCGAAGAACACTGGAGATATGCTTTGGAAGGAAACGGGGATGGTTTGTGGGATTGGAATACTCAAACGAATGAAGTTTTTTTCTCCCATCGCTGGAAAGAAATGTTGGGGTTTTTGGATACAGAAATTGGAAATCAATTGAGCGAATGGGATAAGCGAGTCCATCCAGACGACAAAGAGCGGGTGGATGCCGAAGTTGAACAACACTTTCGGGGTGAAGTTCCCCAATATGTGAGCGAACATCGCATCTTATGCAAAGATGGGACTTATAAGTGGATTTTAGCTCGAGGCTTAGTTATGAGCCGCGATGAACGGGATCGTCCATTGCGGGTGATTGGAACTCATACCGATATCAGCGATCGCAAACAAATTGAAGAACAACTGCGCCGCTCTGAAGCCGCCCTGATTGAAGCGCAGCAAATCGCTCGCGTTGGCAATTGGGAATTAGACCTTATGACCCAGCAAATTATCTGGTCAGAAGAATTGTTTCGGATGTTTGGCTTCGATCCAGCCAATCCAGAACCGGGATACACCGAACATTTCAACTGTATTCATCCTGACGATCGCCATTTACTCCAACAACATCTCGAGCAAACCACGAAAAACGGAACCCCTTATAAAATCGACCTGCGCTTCTTCCACAGTGACGGTACACTTGGGTACATGGAAGCTAGAGGTAAAGCAATTCGAGATGAACGAGGACGGGTCATCCGCATATTGGGAACCGCATTAGATATTACCGAGCGCAAGCGTACAGAAGAAGCATTAGCAAAAGAACTTCTCCGCAGCAAAGTGCTGTTTAAAGCATCGTTTGACGGAATTGTTGTTCTCGATCGACTTGGAAATGCCATCGAAGCCAGTGAAAGTTTTGCCCAGATGCTTGGCTATACCCCAGAAGAAGTTGCAACGCTCCACGTTTCTGATTGGGATGCTCAATGGAGTAAAGAAGAACTGGCGCGAATTATTCAAAGCTCTCATTTTATCAATGCTCCGTTTGAAACAGTCCATCGTCGTCAAGATGGCTCACTATATGAAGTAGAAATTAGTGTGAGCAATGTAGATTTGGAAAATGAACACATACTAATTTGTATCTGCCGCGATATTAGCGTTCGCAAGCGCATTGAAGCCGAACGCCAACAAGCGGAAGCAGCCCTCAGACAGAGTGAGGAACGCTTGCAGCTGGCTCTAGAAGCATCTGGAGATGGATTGTGGGATTGGAATCTTGCAACCCAAACGGTTTATGTCAGTCCTCGCTATCAAGAAATGCTGGGTTACAAGGCAGATGAACTGTCCATAAATCCTGACACTTGGAACACATGGATTCATCCGGATGACAAATCCTGGGTATTCGGTACACTCAATGCTCACCTGCAAGATAGCTCGGTTCCGTATGGGTTTGACTACCGCGTTAAAACCAAATCAGGTGAATGGAAATGGATTGCGAATTATGGCAAAGTTGTTGCCCGTGATGAACAAGGCAATGCTCTACGAATGATAGGAACTCATAAAGACATTAGCGATCGCAAATGCATTGAACTGGAACTGCAACAGGCCAAAGAAGCGGCTGAGGCGGCGAACCAGTCAAAAAGTACCTTTTTGGCTTCCATGAGTCACGAGCTACGAACACCGCTGAACGTCATCTTGGGCTTTACCCAAGTACTGAGCCGCGAGCCATCCTTATCGGTTGTTCAAAAAGAAACAATTCAAACCATTCACCGCAGTGGAGAGCACTTGCTGAGCCTGATCGAAGATATCCTTGACCTTTCTAAAATTGAAGCCAACCGCATTAATGTAGAAAAAATCAGTTTCGATCTCTTCGAGATTCTAAGAGCCTTAGAAGATATGCTGCACCACAAAGCGGCATCCAAAAACTTACAGTTTCGCTTCGAGATTGCTCCAGAGGTTCCTCAGTTCATCACCACAGATGCTAAAAAATTGCGTCAAATCTTAATTAATTTGGTAAGCAATGCCATCAAGTTTACCGAGAAAGGCGGCGTAACACTACGAGTAAAAGCAGAAGCCATCGCTCAAAGCATTATTGAATCCTCTGAATCTTCAATGGCTCGGGCAGATCGTACAACTCTTTTAATTTTTGAAATCGAAGATACAGGTGTGGGAATTGCAGACGATGAGATTGAAGTAGTATTCGACGCATTTGTGCAAAGTGGCTCTGGAAAAATGGCTTCGGGTGGAACGGGGCTGGGGTTAACCATCAGTCGTCGATTGGCTCGTTTAATGAACGGTGACATTTCAGTTAGCAGTGTAGTGGGAAAAGGCAGTACGTTCTTTGTTCGTCTTCCCATTCAAATTCCTTCAAGAGGAAGTGTTCCTGCTTCCAAACAAGAGCGACAGCTAATTGGGCTAGTTCCCGGTCAACCCAAGTACCGCATTCTCATTGTGGACGATCTCGCCGAAAACCGTTTGCTGTTGACGACACTAATGACTCAGTTAGGAATGGAGATCCGAGAGGCAACCAACGGACAAGAAGCGATTGCCCTTTGGCAACAGTGGCAACCGCATTTGATTTGGATGGATCTCCGAATGCCCGTACTAGATGGTTATGAAGCCACTCAAAAAATTCGCGCCCTTTCTACGGGAAAATTCCCTGTTGTCATTGCACTGACAGCTCAAGCATCAACCAGCAATCGCACCCTAGCCCTAGCTTCTGGCTGCAACGATTTTGTCATCAAACCCTTTGATGAAAATTTTCTCTACAGGAAGATGGCAGAGTATTTAAACCTGCAATTTTTCTATACAGAAAGTCAAGAGGGCTCGGATGACCGTTCCATAACAACTGCTCAAAACACCTCTACTGTGCTGACAGCACAAAATCTTTCTGTCATGGGTGCCGATTGGCTGACTGCGCTGTATACCGCTGCCCAAATTGGCGATGAAGAAGAAATTGAACAACTTCTTCAGGACATTCCAGACTCTCACGCTCCTTTAGCAAATCAATTGAAGCAACTTGCCCGTGATTACCAGTTTGGAGCAATTAAACTCCTGATACAAGAAGCGTTCACCTAG
- a CDS encoding MASE1 domain-containing protein — MMLKNHLLLLSRFLVRLGLKINNTRWLTQVLVIAVVYVTTAWLVLYKLPISKYGSPVWPSAGFAVGLLLLWGRSRWLGIFLGAFCGNLLNSANLPIATFLAAGTTLGSFISVTLILRFIGTTYPFTQVSHVVVFTLCSLFTGTILQSAIGVVGVTLNGFTAWHNFLQVFYNWWIGDAIGILVYAPLIIAWGRSQRDSTTKSWLHWEVLVACTSLIAVAYFTFGKNQPVEYLLLPPLLWAAFRFGAKIATFGVMFIATIAAITTSYKLGFFYQVALTKNTLLFLQLFMGTISVTTMAVLAIVSENYRAKKSLQQANAELEQRVFDRTRDLQESEAKAKELATTAEAANQAKSAFLAAMSHELRTPLNVILGFAQVMSHDKTLTPQQQEHLKIISRSGDHLLNLINDVLDFSKIEADRLTLDEISFDLIDLVESVAAMLKQRTDATSLSFSLEIAKDVPQYIIADCKKLRQVLLNLLGNAIKFTTEGGVMLRLKLGTSASGQGAGKPFSQILRFEVKDTGVGIATDELEQIFDAFMQSQSGKISKEGTGLGLAISRKFVQLMGGDISASSTLGKGSTFIFEIPVRIVPVALIPQEPSHRQVIGLATKPEYRILVVDDQPENRLLLIEFMTRLGLEVREASNGQEAFHLWQEWKPHLIWMDIQMPVMNGYETIQKIRAENGGDKTVIIALSAHASQRDCALAIALGCNDYITKPVREEYLYVKMTAYLGLQYIYAQQKEEISQQSSESELQCLLSQMPSNWVKQLYRSAQLCDDEEIAQLIEQIPEKFVTLAFALQEFVNDFKFEPIIKLIENTKI, encoded by the coding sequence ATGATGTTGAAAAACCACCTGTTACTTTTATCCCGGTTTCTTGTTCGTCTTGGTTTGAAAATTAATAATACCCGTTGGTTAACTCAAGTTCTCGTTATTGCTGTTGTTTATGTGACAACCGCGTGGTTAGTGCTTTATAAACTACCTATTTCAAAGTATGGTTCACCCGTGTGGCCCAGTGCGGGCTTCGCAGTTGGGTTATTGTTACTTTGGGGGCGATCGCGCTGGCTGGGTATTTTCTTAGGAGCATTTTGTGGTAATCTCCTTAACTCAGCTAATTTACCAATTGCTACTTTCTTGGCTGCTGGTACAACCCTTGGGTCGTTCATTTCAGTCACTCTGATTTTACGCTTCATCGGTACGACTTATCCCTTTACTCAAGTCAGCCATGTAGTGGTTTTTACTCTATGCAGCCTATTTACCGGAACAATCCTGCAATCAGCCATTGGCGTAGTCGGAGTGACTCTGAATGGGTTTACAGCTTGGCACAATTTTCTACAAGTTTTCTACAATTGGTGGATTGGTGATGCCATTGGGATTTTGGTGTATGCTCCCTTAATTATAGCGTGGGGGCGATCGCAACGAGATTCCACAACCAAATCTTGGCTGCATTGGGAGGTGTTAGTTGCTTGTACGAGCTTAATTGCCGTTGCCTATTTCACCTTTGGCAAAAACCAACCTGTAGAATACCTCCTCTTACCACCATTGCTTTGGGCTGCCTTTCGTTTTGGCGCAAAAATTGCCACTTTTGGTGTCATGTTCATTGCCACGATTGCTGCCATTACTACCTCTTACAAATTAGGTTTTTTTTATCAGGTTGCTCTCACAAAGAATACTCTTCTGTTCCTGCAACTGTTTATGGGCACCATCTCTGTGACTACAATGGCCGTCCTAGCAATTGTCTCAGAAAACTACCGTGCAAAAAAGAGTTTGCAGCAAGCCAATGCGGAACTAGAACAACGCGTTTTTGACCGCACTCGGGATTTACAAGAAAGTGAAGCCAAGGCAAAGGAACTTGCTACCACAGCCGAAGCCGCCAACCAAGCCAAAAGTGCTTTTTTAGCTGCCATGAGTCATGAATTGCGTACTCCCTTGAATGTGATTTTGGGATTTGCCCAAGTTATGAGCCATGACAAAACCCTGACTCCCCAGCAGCAAGAACATTTAAAGATTATCAGCCGCAGTGGAGATCACTTACTCAATCTGATTAACGATGTACTGGACTTTTCTAAAATAGAAGCCGATCGCCTCACGTTAGATGAAATCAGTTTTGACTTAATTGATTTGGTAGAATCTGTAGCCGCAATGCTGAAACAGCGGACAGATGCCACAAGCTTATCCTTCAGCTTAGAAATTGCCAAAGACGTACCCCAATACATTATTGCAGATTGCAAAAAACTGCGTCAAGTACTCCTCAACCTGTTAGGTAATGCCATCAAATTTACAACTGAGGGTGGTGTGATGTTAAGGCTGAAACTAGGGACTTCGGCGTCGGGACAAGGCGCAGGCAAACCGTTTTCCCAAATTTTACGCTTTGAGGTAAAAGATACTGGAGTTGGTATAGCAACTGATGAACTCGAGCAAATTTTTGATGCTTTTATGCAAAGCCAATCGGGAAAGATATCGAAAGAAGGCACTGGGTTGGGGCTTGCGATTAGCCGCAAATTTGTGCAGTTAATGGGCGGTGATATTTCTGCAAGCAGCACTCTCGGTAAAGGAAGTACGTTTATCTTTGAAATTCCCGTCCGCATTGTGCCTGTAGCATTAATACCACAAGAGCCATCGCACCGTCAAGTCATAGGGCTGGCCACCAAACCAGAATACCGGATTCTCGTCGTGGATGACCAACCGGAAAATCGCTTACTTTTGATAGAGTTCATGACTCGTTTGGGTTTGGAAGTGCGCGAAGCCAGTAACGGGCAAGAAGCATTTCATCTGTGGCAAGAGTGGAAACCCCATCTCATTTGGATGGACATCCAAATGCCAGTCATGAATGGTTATGAAACCATACAAAAAATCCGTGCGGAAAATGGAGGTGATAAAACTGTCATTATTGCGCTTTCAGCCCATGCTTCACAAAGGGATTGCGCTTTAGCAATTGCTCTCGGTTGCAATGACTATATCACCAAACCTGTTAGGGAAGAATATTTATATGTTAAAATGACAGCCTATTTGGGATTGCAATATATTTATGCACAACAAAAGGAAGAAATTTCACAACAATCGTCTGAGAGCGAACTACAGTGTTTGTTATCTCAAATGCCGTCAAACTGGGTGAAGCAATTGTATCGTTCAGCACAGTTGTGTGATGACGAAGAAATAGCTCAACTCATCGAACAAATTCCAGAGAAATTTGTTACCTTAGCTTTTGCTTTACAGGAATTTGTGAATGATTTTAAATTTGAACCCATTATAAAACTTATAGAAAATACTAAAATTTAG
- a CDS encoding aldo/keto reductase has protein sequence MHHQLSLSTMGCGTWAWGNRLLWGYDESMDSQLQAVFDLCVSHGVTLFDTGDSYGTGRLNGRSEQLLGRFSKEYVGSNKNDICIATKLAAYPWRLTRKSIVSACQSSAQRLGRNVDLVQMHWSTANYAPWQEGKLLDGLADLYQQGLVKGVGLSNYGPKRLQWVYKRFAERGVPIATLQVQYSLLSTYPVTQLGLKEICDGLGIKLIAYSPLALGLLTGKYSEKGPFPKGIRGLLFRQLLPSIHPLLACLREIAEVRNKTISQVAINWCMSKGTIPIPGAKSVEQARENIGALGWYLDAGEVAQLDRMAESSGKKMVQNIFQTN, from the coding sequence ATGCATCACCAACTCTCCCTTTCAACTATGGGCTGTGGAACTTGGGCATGGGGTAACCGATTGCTCTGGGGGTACGATGAAAGTATGGATAGCCAGTTGCAAGCTGTTTTTGACTTGTGCGTCAGTCATGGCGTGACCTTATTTGATACGGGGGACTCCTACGGAACAGGAAGATTAAACGGGCGAAGCGAACAACTGTTGGGACGTTTTTCCAAAGAATACGTGGGTTCCAATAAAAACGATATTTGCATTGCCACAAAACTTGCTGCTTATCCGTGGAGGTTGACACGAAAATCCATAGTGTCTGCTTGTCAATCCTCAGCCCAACGCTTGGGAAGAAATGTCGATTTGGTGCAAATGCATTGGTCTACAGCAAATTATGCTCCTTGGCAAGAGGGTAAACTTTTAGATGGTCTTGCCGATCTTTACCAACAAGGGCTTGTGAAAGGAGTGGGTTTATCTAACTATGGTCCCAAACGGCTCCAATGGGTGTATAAAAGATTTGCAGAGCGAGGCGTACCAATCGCAACCTTACAAGTTCAGTATTCACTTTTGTCTACCTATCCCGTAACCCAACTGGGTTTGAAAGAGATCTGTGATGGACTTGGAATTAAATTGATTGCCTATAGCCCTTTGGCATTAGGGTTATTGACAGGAAAATATTCGGAAAAAGGTCCTTTTCCCAAAGGTATTCGTGGTTTATTATTTAGGCAATTACTACCGAGTATTCATCCGTTGTTAGCCTGTTTGCGAGAGATTGCGGAAGTCAGAAACAAGACCATATCGCAAGTGGCAATCAACTGGTGTATGAGTAAAGGAACCATTCCGATTCCTGGAGCAAAATCTGTAGAGCAAGCAAGGGAAAATATTGGTGCTTTGGGCTGGTATTTAGATGCTGGTGAGGTTGCACAGCTGGATCGTATGGCGGAAAGTTCGGGAAAAAAAATGGTGCAAAATATTTTTCAGACGAATTAA
- a CDS encoding diguanylate cyclase domain-containing protein — MAQGAGSLLIVDDQPNNLRVLASILSQQGYKVRKALNGATALESAQIQPPDLILLDVKMPEMDGYEVCSTLKSLPQICEIPVIFLSAMDSTADKVKAFTVGGADYITKPFEAEEVLARVQQQLTLQWQKQQLQQEIQERKQAQAETQLLLTTIQAVSEALDFEAALGAMLCKVRLAIAWDYGEAWTPTPDGTAFYLNRTCYNSQDLQLRHFVETNQFHMVSCNAGLVGRVWASQQPEWIADLSPTPVSVFLRSQDASAVGLKAAFAVPIVLDGQVLAIMVFFKRSKNELDTKLVQLVSAIAVQLGGFMERKHSEESLRQANRELQRLANLDGLTQIANRRYFDEFLQQEWKGLGREQAPLSLILCDIDFFKAYNDHYGHQAGDDCLKQVAQAIAQSIRCPGDLAARYGGEEFAVILPNTGTQEALNVAARVQVTLANLNISHPRSQVNSIVTLSMGVATLIPTDESSFDNLIAFADRALYTAKDEGRNRYCSYKQPCLSTSIGNTISRMEKADAVFT; from the coding sequence ATGGCGCAAGGTGCTGGGAGTTTGCTCATTGTGGACGATCAACCCAACAATTTGCGGGTACTGGCATCCATTTTGAGTCAGCAAGGATACAAGGTTAGGAAGGCATTAAACGGAGCCACTGCGCTGGAGTCGGCTCAGATTCAACCACCTGACTTGATTTTGCTAGATGTTAAAATGCCAGAAATGGATGGCTATGAAGTTTGTTCGACGTTGAAGTCTTTGCCCCAAATATGTGAGATTCCCGTGATTTTCCTCAGTGCTATGGATAGCACGGCAGATAAGGTCAAAGCTTTTACCGTTGGGGGTGCAGACTACATCACAAAGCCCTTTGAGGCTGAAGAGGTTTTAGCGAGAGTTCAGCAACAACTCACACTCCAATGGCAAAAGCAACAACTCCAACAAGAGATCCAAGAGCGAAAACAGGCACAAGCAGAGACTCAACTGTTATTAACCACAATTCAGGCGGTGAGCGAGGCATTAGATTTTGAGGCGGCTCTAGGTGCAATGCTGTGCAAAGTGAGGCTGGCGATCGCGTGGGACTACGGCGAAGCTTGGACACCTACACCTGATGGAACAGCCTTCTACTTAAACCGGACTTGTTACAATTCACAAGATTTACAACTGCGGCACTTTGTTGAAACTAACCAGTTTCATATGGTTAGTTGCAATGCGGGTCTGGTGGGTAGGGTCTGGGCATCCCAGCAACCAGAGTGGATTGCTGATTTGTCTCCTACACCCGTTTCCGTATTTTTACGATCGCAAGATGCCAGTGCAGTTGGGCTCAAAGCAGCTTTTGCTGTGCCGATAGTTCTAGATGGGCAAGTCTTGGCAATTATGGTTTTCTTTAAGCGGAGCAAAAACGAGTTGGATACAAAGCTAGTTCAACTGGTGAGTGCGATCGCCGTGCAATTGGGTGGGTTTATGGAGCGCAAGCATTCAGAGGAAAGTCTCAGACAGGCTAATCGAGAATTGCAGCGTCTAGCCAACCTTGATGGGTTGACTCAGATTGCCAATCGCCGCTATTTTGATGAATTTTTACAACAGGAATGGAAGGGGCTAGGGCGAGAACAAGCACCGCTATCACTTATTCTATGCGATATCGACTTTTTCAAAGCCTACAACGACCACTACGGACACCAGGCAGGAGATGATTGTTTAAAACAGGTGGCTCAAGCGATCGCTCAAAGCATTCGCTGTCCTGGGGACTTGGCTGCTCGCTATGGTGGGGAAGAGTTTGCCGTTATCCTTCCAAACACAGGAACTCAAGAAGCACTTAATGTTGCAGCGCGGGTTCAGGTAACACTGGCGAATTTAAACATTTCTCATCCACGCTCTCAAGTAAACAGTATTGTGACTCTCAGTATGGGCGTTGCTACTTTAATTCCTACAGATGAATCCTCTTTTGACAATCTGATTGCATTCGCAGACCGAGCATTATATACAGCAAAAGATGAGGGGCGAAATCGTTACTGCTCCTACAAACAGCCTTGTCTGAGTACTTCAATTGGTAACACGATCTCTAGAATGGAGAAAGCGGATGCAGTCTTTACCTGA